The genome window TGCTGCTGTTACTGCACTATTAAAATGTTAAATTCATCGCGACGTTTGATTGGAAGGAGGTGCTTACTTTTCAGATTCGATTAGGCTCGCTTTTAATGGTACTAGAAAGCAATGCCCAGATAATTCACCAAGGGGAGTCGTTACTGGagaattgaacctttttttttgcgaatataGGAATAAATTTGTAGTGCTCTCTTGTTTCGTGGAATTGGGATCATCACATGATTCAATAGTCTTCCACTTAACTCTCCTAGTACAGAGACTTAGTAAGTGTTCAGTACTATTCTTTTAGGTGACTATGTTCCTGATTGTTGTTCTTTTCTGCGCTCTGTAGTCGCTGTTGCGGTAGTTCCCCCAACCGTCACCATGCAGAACGAGGAGGGTAAGATGGTGGACCTGTACGTCCCCAGGAAGTGGTACGTTTGCCTCATTCTGTTGTTTAAATTGTGTCCTGAATTGTTGTTTATGTGGTGTGCTGAGCTACACTTTCTGTTCTTGCAGCTCTGCCACCAACAGGATCATCACTGCCAAGGACCATGCCTCTGTCCAGATCAACATTGGTCACGTGGATGAGAATGGACTGTATGATGGCCGCTTCACCACGTTTGCTCTCTCTGGGTTTGTCCGTGCTCAGGTGATTATCTAATATGCTTGTAATCCTTGCTTATTGCAGTTACAAATGTGCATGATTTTTTAATTTCACATTGTTGCGTCACCTGACTTCTTACCACTGAGCATGCTCACTATATCATTATTCTTTGCGATAAAAAAGAGGTTTTAACATCTGTTTAACTTTCTTGGCTGATTTGTACATTGCTTGTGTAATTCCATTTGGCCTCAGAATATCAACTTAGTATAATGAAGGATTATTTGAATGCAGTTCGCGAACACCAATTTTGCCCTTGAGCTATCTGCTTAAGATCATCATGCATAACTAAAGATTGATACCGGATTCTACTATGTACCTCCTTTTTTGTGTGTCCAATCAATGTATGCATCCATGCTACTCTATCTCTACATTACTAGGTTCAGATTTTCATATTTTGTTTTGGCAGGGTGACGCAGACAGCTCGTTGGACAGGCTGTGGCAGAAGAGGAAGGCTGAGATTAAGCAGTAGATCTAGCAGCAGTAGTTTCACCAAGAATTGACTCTTGTGATTTCTTGAGTGATCCTGCCTTGGCTATGTTTTGATTTCATGCCTCTAGACCGTTTGGATGCAATGCTGTGATTTCACTTGGTACCTTGAAATCTAAAGACTTAATATCGTTTGCCCGCTACCTTCTGAGTTTAATGTGCCTAAGATTTCATATGAGCTGGGTGCCCTTTCAAAGCTGTGAATTATGTTTCTTGATCCATGAAGCAAATAATCCTTGCTGTTGAGCCCCATTTCACTTGACCAATGAAGCTAAACACTAGTTCTACGACTCCATGGAGTTAACTATAACCTGTGATTGCAGGGTTGTGGAATCGTAGCTGCTGCCTTCTTTTTAGTACTGATGCAATGCAACTCTGTTCTGCATTTCACCTTTCCGGATTAGTTACACACTGCAAAGACTGAAACCCAACAATTGAACAGTATATTCCATAGAGAATAATGCACTACAAGTAATCGGTAGATGTTACGAATTCAGATATACTACGGCTCCAGCATTCAGACTTTATTCCTGCATTTTATTCCAAGCGCTGAGCATGCAAACGTAAGCAGGGCAATTGAGCTCCAATACATCACTCCTATAAACATATATCAGTATATTACATCGTCGATACCATGAAGCCACCACAAGGCCTTTGCAGCTCGCTAGTTTTCAGGCTTCTCGTCAGCACCATGCTGTTTGCCAAGAAACGACCGGGCGATCCTCCCGTTGGCGCCCTCGGGGTAGAACCCGCCGGGCACATGCTCGTCGCCGGTGAGGTACAGGATCCTGAGCAGCTCGGCCGGCGTCCGGGCGTAGGAGAGCGAGTCCTTGTTGGCGGAGAGCACGTTGGTGCAGATGGCGCTCTCGGCGCCGAGCTCCCGGGGCACGGTGAGCCCCTCATCCTTCACCCCGCACTGCCCCAGCCGGTTGCGCAGCGCCGACACGCGGTCCGTGAACTCGGCCACCGTGATGTTCCCGTACGGCGGCACGCGCTCGCCGAGACGCTCGAAGAGGAGCCCGCGGAACACCGCGTCCTGGGCCGCTTCCACGCCCAGCAGCCCTGCGACAAGCTGCACTTATATCGCAAATCGCAATGGCGTGAGCAGTGAAATTGATCTTCATTTGAAGTATCGCATGATCTTTTCTTGTTCATGTGCATGGCTGTGTTGCATGGATCATGGTAGTTGGCTAGTTGCTTGGTGGTTACCCGCTTGGTCTCGTAGCCGTCGATGATGGGGTTGGTGCCGACGTAGCCGTTGATGCCCAGGTAGGGGATCACGTAGGAGGCCAGCAGGAAGCTGAGGCTGTCGATGTAGGGGTCGAAGGGAGGGTTCAGATGGTACCCAAACGCCTCGTCCATCACCCTTGCGAAGTTGTGGGCACTGAGGTCTATCAACGGCCGAGGAATCCCGCCAACTGTcctctggatggccctgccatttttcagaaaaaaaatctcaaaattatTTGTTGCAACTTGCAATTTCTCCTGTCCATAAAGAAACGGTGCACAATTGTGCCTCACAAAACCTGATGTGCCCAACTTCCTGGAGGCCAAACTCCGCAATGACGCGCCACGTCACCTCGTCGAGGTTGGCCTTCCTGGCGCCCACCGGCGGCGGTCCGCCCAGCGCCATCTTCGGCTCGATCTGGTCGAGCCCCACGGCGAACGCCGCGTGCAGGAAGAACTCGGCCTCGGTGTACTCCAGGTTCAGCGCAAACTGCACCGGGTCAACGTCGTAGGGGAACACAGGAACCGGAATGTGCGGAGCCGGCGGTTGGCACTGAGCTTCACCGTAGTTGGAGGACAGAGCCATCGCCGCTGGCCGCGTCGGAGGACAGGTAGGGTCGACGGGCTGGCCGCCAGGCGATGCCGCACTGCAACAACATGATAGGAGTAGCAAGAGCAGGAAAGGAGAGCAGGCATGCGACGATGCCATGATGTTCTAGCTGAAGCTTTAGCATGAAACTGCTggtcttggggggggggggggttaacaGTCTGTTGCTTCCCAGATTTATAGTGCAAAGGGTAGCTTCCAGTCATCCGGCGGCTGCTATTCTCTTCCTTCCTGAAACGAGCAGCCAGCTACCGTTCTCAGCTACCGTTCTAGCTAGAAAAAGATTACTTGTTGTATCCGAAAAGTAATCCATTAAGTTCCAAATGTGTACCTCAGAGAAATCACTTTCTGCACAGGTATTGGAATTGAAATTGGACTGCCATGGAATTGCAACCTAACAACTTTCTTCATCTTGGATTACGCTACTGCTAGGTGGAAGGCAGATAGGGCATTCATCATTAGATTCTCGTTTATTCATAGGTCAGGTCAGTTTGTCAGATTTGCTTCACATATGATGATGATGGCTACATATGGCTTCTAGTCCTTCAGTTTATGTATCCTGGTATAACTACTGGCACAAATGCCGTACCTAAATGACCTACTGCGCATTAGACATCAAAATTGATTGGTTGTTGTCAAGATGTCCAGAGAATGCAAACATTCCTTATTTGCAGTCCCTAATGGGGATTGCCCTTTCCTTTATTAGATTTCTTCATATATTTGACAACCATGCCTACAATTCCAGCAACATGCAGCAGCTAACTTGCTGACTGAATTTTTCACGCTATTGAACACGAACCAGATTCATGATCATATGGTTTAGTTTCAAGACGTGCAAAACAACTGGAGTATATCCTTTCTCCACTGGGGGATTTTTACTTGAAGGTTACAATGCTGAATTAAATTGTAAGCCATGAATTTGTCTCGCTTAGTCGTTGTTAGCCTCCATTTTCAGCAAGTAGTCGGTAAAACATTTTACATGTACATTTTGTGATGTGCTGTTTCTTTTAAAATGCTTGCATGTTGCGCATGTATAGGTAGAGCAAATCTTAAATGTTTTCATTATATGCTTGTAGCCTAAGAAAATACCGTAGCAAATTACCCTGATAAACAGCCAAATCATTCCCTTTCTTCAGTCTTCCAAGTTGCCCCTAATTAACCATTAGATGCTTGCAGCACAGCAAGCACCAGAAGGCAATAATCTATTCCTTTGATGTGAAAATAATATGTTGCACAGACTAATTGGAAGAAAATGAATTTGTTTAACGTCCATTCCCATATGTATGAATCTCTGCGTGTCATCTACATGATCTACAAGTCAAATTTCCAAGTAACTTCTGATTGGTAAAGAAGATATATGACTAACAAACTGCGTTTGAAAATTGTATATCACAAGGTAGTTGATATTCTCTaccttaatattttttttaaaaaaaatcttgatgTGCAAGTTCATCAACTTGGGTAAAGAAGGGAGTCACGCTAAACATGCACTCCATCAAAATGAAACATAGATAGAGTTTCAGTTCGAATTTTCAACTGAAGAAGGGTGATAAAATGAAGATTACTGTGTCGCATTTGTACCATCTGAAAGTGCTAACCAAAATATTAGATTTTGTTTTCTTGTACAACATCAAGAGCTTACAAAACTTTGAGTTTGTTGAATGTTTACTAAACCCACCAAAAACCAGTAGCAGTTATCTCAtcaaaaggatttttttttttttttttggaatgtgGGCTGCCCATCTTTCGTTTTCCTACTTCAAAATTTCAAATACATTCGTGACTAACACATTGATCAGCTAAAACCGAAACATTTAACTGCTTTTAGCGCAAAAGGTTTATAGCACCGAATCTTACTAACACAGCAATATCGGAGTTACAGAACAAAAGCGTCACTGTCAAAAGCAATTGAAGTTTCAGCAGCACATCCTTCAAATAAATACCACGCCTGCATACTATCTTATCTTGTGAAAATCATTCATATTTGTTCCCCGCTTAGCATCAACATTAATCGGATCACATGATCCATTCACATGTTTCAACTAGACTACACGACTCAACGAAAGAAAATGATGTACGTCACAATCTTCTTATAGCAATGGCAGGAAAGCTGTACTGCACATATGCACTGCCCGGAATGTGCATCCAATTCAAACACCATTCTTCTAATCTCTGAATCTATGATCATATCGTACTGAAGTGAAATCCAATCAGACATGGACACAGGCTAAAATTCATATGCGACGGCTCCAGGAGTCAAATCTGAAAGCTAAACCTCCCCTAAATCCTACAAGGAAAGCAAAACCAGAAGAACGAAGGAAAACTCACCGTGGTGGGGCGCGAGAAGCGCGGAAGGTCCGTTCCGGTGTGTGGCAGGGAGTAGGCGTTGACGAAGACATGGTCGACGAGGAGGGCGGTGGCCGACGGCCACGCAAACCTCGACGCGTCCTTGAACCTGCCGGGGAGGGGGAGAGGTGGATGTCGGAGTGGGAGGCAGCGGATAGGGTGGGGtgcagaggagagggaggcgggcAAGGCTCTGCACACGCGtaccgccatcgccgccgccggctgccgTGGCCGCGTCACTCGCGAGGCCGTTCGCAAGCGAATCCCAGCGCTCTGAGAACGGAAAGGTCGTAGTGAGCCAGTTGACTGTGTGATCTGCCCACGTCACGTTTTCGTGGACCAGACGTGTCAGGCGGGTCAAGAGGTGGAGGTGGGAACACTGACCAGTAGGGCCTTAAGATATAACCCAGCCCATGGCTCGAGTTGGGCCGAGGCTGCATTTCAGTAAAGCATATTTTCGGCCCATCACATGACTGGTCTGTTTTTTCTCCGAAAAAAACTGGCCCATTCGTATCTTGGAGCATAAGATTAACCTAAAAATTGACCTCTAGTTCTTctgattttttatattattttttcaaaatttgcaaaattatatgACCGTTACAATAGCCTACAATCGACTATTTATCGGGCGAGAGTAAGGTCTCGTCCTTgtgggccccaccggtcagaagattaaaaaatatggtAAGGCCACGTGTCGTTCGTTTGTTGTCGCCGGGTGAACAAGTGAGATTTTTTGTCGCCCATTAAACATGCGACAACAAGGTGTCACCTAATGAACATATGATATCTTGttgtctttttttatttgtgacAAAACAAGCATGCGTCGTAATGTTTATATTTTAGATTCGTCCAATGCCATTAAATATTTGTACGATATTTTGGATTTTACAGAAATGAAAAGGTGAATGTGGTGATTTTAATAGGAACTACGACATACATGGATGGTGGCATATACAATACACAATCATTCTAACCTAAACAACTACCACGTATAAACCTAACATGTTTTAGGGAATGTAAACAATATAATTACAACATGTGGTCTATTGAATTTTACGTGGGTACTTTCCCTTCTTCGCCGCTTCCGGTCCTATCTCACGTGCCTGACGTGTCCTCTCACgctttgtcacatcccaatttctgtaatcatgtcattaagcataatcatataTCATGAGCATCATATTTATTTGTTAAGCATTGTTGAGCGTTTGTTATTTCTAATGGTGCTTGATAATTGctatgtattttgaaaataccCGACGTAAAAGTTCTTTAGTTTAACCTCCACTTATGCGTTGTGGGTGAATCTTTTTAGAAAGGTTTCCTCtcgttttgtaatcgtgtcacaaaaattcctagaatttttggagcttaaGTCACTTCGTTTGGACTAATAGAAAGGGGAGAGAAGGAATagaatttcttaaaaaataattacctCTCTTATATGTGGGACCAACCTAGCTGGCTAGCcccaccaccttcacctccctctctcaagtgttGCAGCAgcccttctcccttctctcactctcacccacgtgctcactctccctctcctccccaaACCAAGCAGCAAGAGTGCTGCTGCTCTGctcattctctccctctcaagctctctatTCTCTTCCTCAAATCTGccctcaagaagaagaaacacgGTATGCATGTCACACCGCTGCGATCCCTAGCTCTCTACCTTCCCCTTCATCCAATTCattctcacatgcatgaagatttgaggGAGTTGCAAATCAATTTCATCACACcttgtttttctaaaatttcagcaggccttcttcatcttctcaaGCTTTTCCCCTCCGATTTTCTCCCTTTACCAACGGTCCTCAATCGTGGCAAAGACCCTTGGGTAAGTCTCTAGAGTTCCCATGGTGAAT of Phragmites australis chromosome 3, lpPhrAust1.1, whole genome shotgun sequence contains these proteins:
- the LOC133912497 gene encoding ferritin-like catalase Nec2 isoform X2; its protein translation is MASSHACSPFLLLLLLSCCCSAASPGGQPVDPTCPPTRPAAMALSSNYGEAQCQPPAPHIPVPVFPYDVDPVQFALNLEYTEAEFFLHAAFAVGLDQIEPKMALGGPPPVGARKANLDEVTWRVIAEFGLQEVGHIRAIQRTVGGIPRPLIDLSAHNFARVMDEAFGYHLNPPFDPYIDSLSFLLASYVIPYLGINGYVGTNPIIDGYETKRLVAGLLGVEAAQDAVFRGLLFERLGERVPPYGNITVAEFTDRVSALRNRLGQCGVKDEGLTVPRELGAESAICTNVLSANKDSLSYARTPAELLRILYLTGDEHVPGGFYPEGANGRIARSFLGKQHGADEKPEN
- the LOC133912499 gene encoding small ribosomal subunit protein eS21; the encoded protein is MQNEEGKMVDLYVPRKCSATNRIITAKDHASVQINIGHVDENGLYDGRFTTFALSGFVRAQGDADSSLDRLWQKRKAEIKQ
- the LOC133912497 gene encoding ferritin-like catalase Nec2 isoform X1; translation: MSSSTPTPCHTPERTFRASRAPPRAASPGGQPVDPTCPPTRPAAMALSSNYGEAQCQPPAPHIPVPVFPYDVDPVQFALNLEYTEAEFFLHAAFAVGLDQIEPKMALGGPPPVGARKANLDEVTWRVIAEFGLQEVGHIRAIQRTVGGIPRPLIDLSAHNFARVMDEAFGYHLNPPFDPYIDSLSFLLASYVIPYLGINGYVGTNPIIDGYETKRLVAGLLGVEAAQDAVFRGLLFERLGERVPPYGNITVAEFTDRVSALRNRLGQCGVKDEGLTVPRELGAESAICTNVLSANKDSLSYARTPAELLRILYLTGDEHVPGGFYPEGANGRIARSFLGKQHGADEKPEN